Below is a genomic region from Enterobacter hormaechei subsp. xiangfangensis.
CATCATCCACAATCAGTCGCAACGCGCCGGCAAAATCCACGTTCACGCACGAGGCGCTCAGTTCGAACTCAAGACGCGCTCCCGCCAGCACCGGGGCATCGCTGGCGCGTCCCTGCCAGTGGTGTTCATCCTCGCGCAGCGTTTCCAGCTCACGGACCGGGGTCTGCCAGAGCTTACCGTCGCGGTAGCGCAGCTCGCGAGGACAGGTCATCTGGTGGATCCAGCCGTGCGCCCGCGTAGGCTGGAGCATCTCTTCGCCGTCCGGCACGCCCATCCAGCCGATGAGGATGCGGCGGCCATCTTCTGCCACCGTGGTTTGCGGCGCGTAAAATTCGAATCCGGCGTCAAGCTCATGCAGCTCGCCGTGCGTAAATGCAGGGGTTTGATAATCAAATGCCCCGCTCATCCAGACGGCCGGATAGGTGTTGAGATAGCGATGCGGTTCGCGCGCCAGCCCCTGCGGGCAGCAGATCAAGACGTGTGTGTCATCAAGCTCAAACAGATCCGGGCACTCCCACATATAGCCCGCGTCCGTGAGTCCGTTGACGCCGTGACCGGCGATTTCGCCGCAGGACGCCCAGGTGTGTAAATCGGCTGACGTAAACAGCAGCACCTTGCCGCGCTTATGCCGATCCTGCGCCCCGAGCACCATGTACCACAGCCTGTCATGGCGCCACACTTTCGGATCGCGGACGTGCCCGGTATACCCGTCCGGCAGAGGCAACACCGGTCCCAGTTTGGCAAACGTGCCGTCGTCATTTTGCACCGCCAGACACTGCCAGGCGGTGCGGCCGCCATCGTCAAACTTAACGTTGCCGGTATAGCACAGGGTCAGCACGCCGTTGTTATCCACGGCGCTGCCGGAGTAACAGCCGTTGCGGTCATACTCTTCGTCAGGCATCAGCGCCATTGGCTCGTGCTGCCAGTGCACCAGATCTGCTGAGCTCCAGTGTCCCCAGCACTTGTAGCGATGATCGCAGCCCAGCGGGTTCCACTGATAAAACAGATGATAGCGTCCGGCAAACCAGATAAAGCCGTTCGGATCGTTCATCAGCCCCGTCACCGGCGCGGGATGCCATTGCGGATAGTGGCTGTCCGCAAGCGCACGCGGCTGGCCTTGCATCACGGCCTGCAATACGGCAGGCCAGCGGGAAGTTAAAGTCATTATTCAGAGTCCGTCTTATATTTCAGCAGCAGAGAGACGGTGAACGCCACGCCAAATGCAATCACCATGCCGATAATATAGTTGAGCAGCGAGCTGGCCTGAACGATAGCCATACCGGGAATCGCCGTCAGCCCAACGGCGGTCATGTAGACATGCACCGACACCACCCAGGCACCGCCCGCCGCACCACCGATCAGCGCCGCAATAAACGGCTTCACAAAACGCAGGTTGATGCCAAAAATTGCCGCTTCGGTGATGCCCAGCATCGCGGAAAACGCCGACGGTAAGGTAATGGCTTTGATTTTAGCATCGCGGGTTTTGAACCACACCGCCAGACACGCCCCGCCCTGCGCCACGTTCGCCATCGCCCAGATCGGCAGCAGGAAGTTAACGCCAATCGACGGATTACCCAGTAGTCCGGCTTCAATAGCGTGGAAGCTGTGGTGAATGCCGGTAATGACAATCACCGAATAGAGCCCACCAAACAACAGCCCGGCCAGCCAGCCCGCGTGGGCAATCAGGGTGCTAAGAATGAAGGAGATCCCGTCGCCCAGCGCGCGTCCCGCCGGACCAATAATCAACAGCGCGATAAAGCCGGAGATAATGACGGTCAGGAACGGCGTCAGGATCAGATCTAACGCATCCGGTATTGCCCGGCGCAGCTGTTTTTCCACAATGCTCATAAACCACACCGCCAGCAGCACCGGGAAGACGGTTCCCTGATAGCCAATCATGGCGATTTCAAGACCGAAGAAGTTCATGGTGTGGAAGCCGGACGCTACGCCCCAGGCGTTGGTCAGCGCCGGATGAGTCAGGATGCCGCCGAGCGTTGCCCCCAGATACGGGTTGCCGCCAAACTCCCGCGCGGCGGTGAAGCCAATCAGGATCGGCAGAATAATAAACGCCGCCGAGCTGCACATATCCAGCATTATATAGAGCGCGTTATCCGGATTAACCCAGCCGTAGGTTTTAACCATCCCCAGCAGGCCCATCAGCAGACCCGAGGCCACGATCGCCGGGATAATCGGCACGAAGATGTTGGAGAGCAGACGCGCGATACGCTGGAACGGGTTCAGCTTGCGGGCCGCAATATCCGCCGCTTCCGATTTACTGGACTCGCTAATTCCTGCCGCCTGAATAAACGCGGCGTAAACCTTATTCACCACCCCGGTGCCGAAGATCACCTGCATCTGCCCGGCGTTGCGAAAACAGCCTTTCACGCCTTCAACCTTGCCGATAGCCTGCTGGTCGGCAAGCGCATCGTCGACCAGCACCAGACGAAGGCGCGTGGCGCAATGTGCCGCGCTGGCAATGTTCTCTTTGCCACCGAGCAGCGGAATCAGCTCGCGCGCAATATGATTAAAATCCATAGATACCTCTTCCTGACCTCTTTTTATGGTGTTTGAAACGCCCCCGCGATGCGGGAGCGTGAAGGGTTAAAACCAGGTTTCCATCTGCACCCCAAAGTTCCATTCCCCGCCCGCGTTAAAGCCGCTGCTGCCAAAGGCGTCATCGCTGGCGTAGTTATCCAGCTTGCTGCTCCAGTCCATCCAGGTGGCGAACAGGCGCAGCTCCGGACGGCTGAAGAAATCGCCAATCTTGCCCGCCTTTAACGTCGGGGCGAAGGTCAGCTTGTAGAAGCTACCGTTAACCGCATTGCGATCCTTGTAGCCTTCCGGGCTTAAATCCATGTACTGATAGCTGCCCTCGAACGCGAGGGCGAAATTCTGGGTCACCTCTTTGATCAGACGCGTGTTGAGCGTGACCCACTCATAGCTGTCGCCCTTCACGTAGCGGTCCTTACTGCTTTGAGCCAGCACGGCGGGCGCAATGTGCCAGCCACCGCCCAGAGGCGTGACACCGTAACTAGCAAAACGCCAGGTATCGGCTTCTGACAGCAGCGCGCCGTCTGAACCAATGCTTTTCACCTCGGCGCCCAGACCGTGGCCGTAAAGGAGCGCCGTTTTGGCGGAACCTTCCCGCAGGCCGTAGAAGCTCTCGTTATGCAGACCAACCAGCGCATGTACTCCGTTATTGGCAGCGTCGGTTTTAATCGGATCGCCGTTGCTGTCCTTACGGTCGTCGTTATCTTTTGCCCGTAAGCCGCTGACCATCATCTGCACCGGCCCGGCGAAGTGATTCATGCTGAGGATGTAGTTCTGAACGTTGTTGTCGATCTCCTCTTCGCTGCCGAAGTTACGGCCATAAAGGGAGAAGTTACTGCGCAGCGTATCGTTCCACTTCACGTCGTAGACGCCGCCACCGGTCCCGGCGAGAAATACTACGTCGGAATCCAGCCAGTGAATGTCGAAGTTGTCGCGGTCAAAACGCTTACCCGCCCAGAAGGTGCTGCCCTTCAGCGCGCCGGTAAAGTCCGGCAAATTGCCCAGCTCGGCAAAGGCCTGACGAATGTTCAGGTCGCTGCTGTCTGCCGACCAGTCGTTATAGGTTTTCTGACCGTCGGCCAGCATCGCCTTAAAGCGCGTCGTCGCGCCATTCTCCAGCGTCTGTTTGTGCTCAACATTCAGCTCAACGTAGGTATCCGCTTCGTTCCCCAGACGCCCGATGGCCCCGCCCGTTTCCCCGGCGGGCGTCAGATAAGGGCCGCTTTTGCTGCTGGAGGCCGCGTCGTTCATCAGCAGGCCGGAACGGGCGTAACCGTGAAATTCAAAACCGCCTGTCCGGTCGGCTTTTTCTTCCAACACCGTGGTGCGTTGCGCCACCGCCTGTGTGGAGGTTTGCGCTTCGTGCTGCGCAGCCACCAGCAGCTGTGTTTTCTGTTCCGCTGCCGTGGCGCGCTTTTCAGCAACCTGCGCGCGGGTTTCCGCCTCCTGCAAACGCTGCTCCAGCGCCGCCAGGCGCGCTTCGATACGGGTCATATCCGTCTGGGCAAAAACAGAGGTACTGCCGGCCAGCATGCCTATCATCACGGCAAGTCTGCGTTTTTTTATACATTTTGTCGCATCCCTAATAACTATCGGTGAAAGTGCTAAATTGCTAAACCGGTTTAGGCTGGTGATACTAAACCGTTGAATTTTAGATCGGCAATGTTTTTTGCTAAACCGTTTTAGTAAGTGTGATCGAGGCGACAATTCAGGCCGCCGAATGGTGGCCTTGAGAGGTGAATTACAGTTCGTGATGATAAGGCAGCGCGGTCATTGCCCCTTTTGCGGTTGTCGCCAGCGCCCCACAGCGCTGCGCCAGCGTGATGACCTCTGAGAGACGGGCCTGGCCATAACGTGCCAGACCGAACAGCAGCCCGGCGACGAAAGCATCCCCCGCGCCAGTGGTATCAATGCATTCCACGGGTGATGCAGCATAGTGTGTCAACGCGCCTTCCTGCCAGGCGGTGACGCCCTCTTTTCCCTGCGTCACCAGCACCAGCCTGGCCGGACAGGTGCGCATCAGCGCCGCCAGCCCCTCATGGACCTGCGCATTTCCAGTTAAGAACGCCAGCTCTTCCACCGAGATTTTCACCACATCTGCACAGGCTAATGCCCGCTCAAGACACTGACGCAGCTCGACTTCATCGTGCCAGAGATCGGCGCGAATATTGGGGTCAAAGCTGACGAATCCCCCCGCCTGTCTGATCGCGGCCATCGCCTGAAACGTCGCGGAACGGCTGGGTTCGGCGCTGAGCGCGATTGAGCAGACGTGCAGCCACTCCCCGGCGCGGAATGACGGGAGGTCGGCGGCGTCGAGGAACAAGTCAGCGCTCGGGCGAACCATAAAGGTAAAGGAACGTTCACCGTCGTTATCGAGATCCACCACCACCGTGGAGGTGCGATGCTGCGGGTCCAGCCGCAGCCATTCTGTATTAACCTGCTCATCCGCAAGCGTTTTTTGCATAAAACGCCCGAAGGGGTCGTCGCCCACCCGGCCTATAAAGGCGCTTCTGCCACCCAGACGCGCTACCCCTACCGCGACGTTGGCCGGTGCGCCGCCAGGACATTGCAGCAGTTTGCCCTCTCCGTCGGGCAACAGATCCACCACTGCATCGCCAAGTACCCAGATCGTCTCCATATCACCTTCTTAGCTAAATCATGTTAAACCGGTTTAGCTATTTAAGCACAGGCAGGGTGTCGGGGAAATATGGCGAGGGAAAATTTGCTTAACCCACCCGATGGGGCCAGTGGATATCACCCACGCCATTGAGCTGCGGGCGGGCGAACAAAAAGCCCTGGAAGCGGCGAATACCGGCGTATTCAAGCCAGCACCACTCTTCTATCTTCTCAATGCCTTCTGCGACCAGCGTAATCTCCAGATCGGTGCAGCAGCTGATTATCGACTTCACAATCGCCTGCTTGGGCCCGCTCAGGTGGATATCGCTGACGATCTCTCTGTCGATTTTGAGTTTATCCGGCTGGAACCGCGTGAGCAGCGAAAGACCAGCATAGCCGGAACCAAAATCATCTATCGCCAGCCCAACCCCTTCCGCCCGCAGCTGTTTAATCGCGCTGTTAAACTGGTTGAAGCCTGAGATCATCTCGTTCTCAGTGACTTCAATGATCACCTGCTCCGGCTGTAGATTGTGCTTTTTGATCTGCGTTACCAGGAACTCTACCGCGCCCGGCACGTTAACCAGCGACATTGGCAGCAGGTTCACCGCCAGTTTGTGGCTGCCGATGCCGAGCTTTTGCGCCAGCGCAAAGGTCCAGGCTTTGGTTTGCAGGTCGACTTCGTAAATCAGTTCACGATCGAGACTACGGAAGAAATGCTCCGGGCTGCCGCCGTCGTTTCCGCGTATAAGCGCTTCGAGAGAACTGATCTTGCCTTCGGACGGCTCGACAATGGGTTGCAGCGCAAACTGGCAGGGCTGTCCCGCCAGCAGACCTAACCCTTTACCAAACGGCGCGCGCTCTCGCGAAAGCGTCCATTTATCAGGCTCATAGTCCGAAGCGGGTGGGATAGCGGTTTTACCGGTGATAAAGGTCTGAATGAATTTGAAGACCCGCTCCTCAGAAGTCAGATAACTTTCCAGCTTGCTGTAATGCAGAACCGACGCCAGAACCGCTTTCGGGGTCTGAACGTCCAGGTCAAACAGCAGCATTCCCACGTCTTCGAAACGTCTGCGCGGGCCGTAATCGCGCATCAGCTCCACTACGCCGGTATGCCGGTCATCCGCACGGATGGAGTTAAAAAGCGCGACGACGCGCTGTTCCGTGCCTTCGAGAATTTGCAGAACGTCACGTCCACGGGAGAGAAGAATGCCTGAGATGCCCTGCTCCGTGTTACGGATCCTGGCCTGTTCAACCAGCGCGCTTAACGCTGCGGAGGTGCAGGTTAAGCTCAGCTGGCTTCGATAAATGAGAGTTGTCAGCACAGAAACGGGGTCCGGTATGGGGTATACGCCTGAACGGTACTGTTTAACACAGTTCCCCGGTGTGACCTAATCTATTCCACGTTGGGCTTAATTATCACCGATACGGCTGTCGATCCGCGTCTGCATATAGTCGTAGAACGGATTCGACGTCACGCGCATCAGCGCATCTTTGCCGACGCTCAGAACCGATGTTTCTCCCCACAGGGCTATCGTCCCGAGGCTGATACCGTAGCGGTTTTTCACCGCAGGATGGCGGCCATAAAGATCGTCATCCTGCGGGAACGGAATGGCAACATGTGACAGGGAATAAACCTCCTGCGGATACGCGACCGACAGCGGCATCACCGTTTCCCGGGTGCTGCCCGCTGGCGTTTTCTTTGCCACCATATCAAACCTGTCGGGGCTGGCATTGGTCACAATTGTGACACTGTAACGTCTTTTTGCCTCCGGCAGCAGGTCAGCCACCGCCGTCCAGGATGATGGCCTGAACAGTGGACGGAAACTCCCGGCCTGGTTGATATCAAAAACCACCAGTTCGCTGCCGTTTGCCGGAAGCTGGTCAAACAGCCCGCTGACCACGGCGCGGGTACTGACCGTTGAATCCATGACCGACTGGAAAGCAAGTATCGGCGGAAGCTGCGCCAGTTTGTGATCATGAACACCGCGATTTATCTGCTCATGCAGCGCCTGGGTAAGCAGCCAGGACTGACGTGCCGCATTCACCGGGAACGAATTGTATTTATAAGGATTATATTCTGGCGAAATGTTGAGCCACGCGGCTTTGGCAAACGCCGGTAACATAGCCGGTAGCCCGGCGAAT
It encodes:
- a CDS encoding diguanylate phosphodiesterase — encoded protein: MLTTLIYRSQLSLTCTSAALSALVEQARIRNTEQGISGILLSRGRDVLQILEGTEQRVVALFNSIRADDRHTGVVELMRDYGPRRRFEDVGMLLFDLDVQTPKAVLASVLHYSKLESYLTSEERVFKFIQTFITGKTAIPPASDYEPDKWTLSRERAPFGKGLGLLAGQPCQFALQPIVEPSEGKISSLEALIRGNDGGSPEHFFRSLDRELIYEVDLQTKAWTFALAQKLGIGSHKLAVNLLPMSLVNVPGAVEFLVTQIKKHNLQPEQVIIEVTENEMISGFNQFNSAIKQLRAEGVGLAIDDFGSGYAGLSLLTRFQPDKLKIDREIVSDIHLSGPKQAIVKSIISCCTDLEITLVAEGIEKIEEWCWLEYAGIRRFQGFLFARPQLNGVGDIHWPHRVG
- a CDS encoding sucrose-6-phosphate hydrolase gives rise to the protein MTLTSRWPAVLQAVMQGQPRALADSHYPQWHPAPVTGLMNDPNGFIWFAGRYHLFYQWNPLGCDHRYKCWGHWSSADLVHWQHEPMALMPDEEYDRNGCYSGSAVDNNGVLTLCYTGNVKFDDGGRTAWQCLAVQNDDGTFAKLGPVLPLPDGYTGHVRDPKVWRHDRLWYMVLGAQDRHKRGKVLLFTSADLHTWASCGEIAGHGVNGLTDAGYMWECPDLFELDDTHVLICCPQGLAREPHRYLNTYPAVWMSGAFDYQTPAFTHGELHELDAGFEFYAPQTTVAEDGRRILIGWMGVPDGEEMLQPTRAHGWIHQMTCPRELRYRDGKLWQTPVRELETLREDEHHWQGRASDAPVLAGARLEFELSASCVNVDFAGALRLIVDDAGIRLERASLKTADTLTRYWQGTVHHLRVLCDRSSVEIFINHGEGVMSSRYFPDHPAQVRFEGASDITLRYWSLRSCMIE
- a CDS encoding aminoimidazole riboside kinase; this translates as METIWVLGDAVVDLLPDGEGKLLQCPGGAPANVAVGVARLGGRSAFIGRVGDDPFGRFMQKTLADEQVNTEWLRLDPQHRTSTVVVDLDNDGERSFTFMVRPSADLFLDAADLPSFRAGEWLHVCSIALSAEPSRSATFQAMAAIRQAGGFVSFDPNIRADLWHDEVELRQCLERALACADVVKISVEELAFLTGNAQVHEGLAALMRTCPARLVLVTQGKEGVTAWQEGALTHYAASPVECIDTTGAGDAFVAGLLFGLARYGQARLSEVITLAQRCGALATTAKGAMTALPYHHEL
- a CDS encoding sucrose-specific PTS transporter subunit IIBC, encoding MDFNHIARELIPLLGGKENIASAAHCATRLRLVLVDDALADQQAIGKVEGVKGCFRNAGQMQVIFGTGVVNKVYAAFIQAAGISESSKSEAADIAARKLNPFQRIARLLSNIFVPIIPAIVASGLLMGLLGMVKTYGWVNPDNALYIMLDMCSSAAFIILPILIGFTAAREFGGNPYLGATLGGILTHPALTNAWGVASGFHTMNFFGLEIAMIGYQGTVFPVLLAVWFMSIVEKQLRRAIPDALDLILTPFLTVIISGFIALLIIGPAGRALGDGISFILSTLIAHAGWLAGLLFGGLYSVIVITGIHHSFHAIEAGLLGNPSIGVNFLLPIWAMANVAQGGACLAVWFKTRDAKIKAITLPSAFSAMLGITEAAIFGINLRFVKPFIAALIGGAAGGAWVVSVHVYMTAVGLTAIPGMAIVQASSLLNYIIGMVIAFGVAFTVSLLLKYKTDSE
- a CDS encoding carbohydrate porin, with translation MIGMLAGSTSVFAQTDMTRIEARLAALEQRLQEAETRAQVAEKRATAAEQKTQLLVAAQHEAQTSTQAVAQRTTVLEEKADRTGGFEFHGYARSGLLMNDAASSSKSGPYLTPAGETGGAIGRLGNEADTYVELNVEHKQTLENGATTRFKAMLADGQKTYNDWSADSSDLNIRQAFAELGNLPDFTGALKGSTFWAGKRFDRDNFDIHWLDSDVVFLAGTGGGVYDVKWNDTLRSNFSLYGRNFGSEEEIDNNVQNYILSMNHFAGPVQMMVSGLRAKDNDDRKDSNGDPIKTDAANNGVHALVGLHNESFYGLREGSAKTALLYGHGLGAEVKSIGSDGALLSEADTWRFASYGVTPLGGGWHIAPAVLAQSSKDRYVKGDSYEWVTLNTRLIKEVTQNFALAFEGSYQYMDLSPEGYKDRNAVNGSFYKLTFAPTLKAGKIGDFFSRPELRLFATWMDWSSKLDNYASDDAFGSSGFNAGGEWNFGVQMETWF